The Sorangiineae bacterium MSr11367 genome window below encodes:
- a CDS encoding M28 family peptidase → MAIGAEEKALAARMTAESIAGPTRFLSDDKLEGRAPGSRGGQLAVEYLASEFRRLGLQPGGDGGTYFQRVPLVALTPEVKGPVTFSSVTKKENSLSLASANDLVIMSGVQETRVRMANAELVFAGYGIVAPEYQWDDYKDVDVRGKVVVVMNNDPSSDPTLFEGKRRLWYGRWDYKYLQAAKKGAAGVIIVHTTESAGYPWQVVVTSNALEKFELPATKGEPRLLAKMWATEDASRRIAALGGENLDALRQAAERRDFRPRALNVKLDLDFTNKRRDIESANVLGVLPGRDPELSREAVVYSAHHDHLGIGAPRNGDSIYNGAVDNASGSGTLVAMAGAFAGAESKPRRSIVFAAVAAEEQGLLGSQWYCEHPTFPAGRIAADLNMDSMNIFGPTRDLGFVGLGKSSLDDVVTALATAQGRTLHGDAFPDRGSFYRSDQFSFAKIGVPSIYIKGGPEYVGRPPGWGKEQQELFERTRYHQPSDEFDPNWDLRGAVEDAQLLLLAGWRIANAPELPTWKKGDEFANVPRPRQ, encoded by the coding sequence GTGGCGATCGGCGCCGAGGAAAAAGCGTTGGCGGCCCGCATGACGGCCGAGAGCATTGCGGGCCCAACGCGATTTCTTTCCGACGACAAACTCGAGGGCCGTGCGCCCGGGTCGCGCGGTGGTCAGTTGGCCGTGGAGTATTTGGCCTCGGAGTTTCGGCGTTTGGGGCTTCAGCCCGGTGGCGATGGGGGGACGTATTTCCAGCGTGTCCCCCTGGTGGCCCTCACCCCGGAGGTGAAAGGGCCCGTGACGTTCTCGAGTGTGACGAAAAAGGAAAATAGCCTTTCCCTGGCCTCGGCGAACGACCTGGTGATCATGTCGGGTGTCCAGGAAACCCGCGTTCGAATGGCCAATGCCGAATTGGTGTTTGCGGGTTACGGCATCGTCGCGCCCGAATACCAATGGGACGACTACAAAGACGTGGACGTTCGCGGGAAGGTGGTGGTCGTGATGAACAACGACCCATCGTCGGATCCCACGCTTTTCGAGGGCAAGCGCCGCCTGTGGTACGGGCGGTGGGATTACAAATACTTGCAAGCCGCAAAGAAAGGCGCGGCGGGGGTCATCATCGTTCACACGACGGAATCGGCGGGGTATCCGTGGCAGGTGGTGGTGACGTCGAACGCACTGGAGAAGTTCGAGCTTCCCGCCACCAAGGGTGAGCCGCGTCTGCTCGCGAAAATGTGGGCCACCGAGGATGCGAGCCGGCGCATCGCGGCGCTGGGCGGAGAGAACCTCGATGCATTGAGGCAGGCGGCCGAGCGGCGTGATTTTCGACCGCGCGCGCTGAATGTCAAATTGGACTTGGACTTTACCAACAAGCGCCGCGACATCGAAAGCGCCAATGTTCTCGGCGTCCTGCCGGGCCGCGATCCGGAGCTCTCGCGCGAGGCGGTCGTTTACAGTGCGCACCATGACCATCTCGGTATTGGCGCGCCCCGAAACGGCGATTCGATTTATAACGGTGCGGTGGACAACGCCTCCGGAAGCGGGACGCTCGTCGCCATGGCGGGGGCTTTCGCGGGTGCCGAGTCGAAGCCGCGGCGGTCCATCGTGTTTGCCGCGGTGGCCGCGGAAGAGCAGGGGTTGCTCGGCTCCCAATGGTATTGCGAGCATCCCACCTTTCCCGCCGGCCGCATCGCGGCCGATCTCAATATGGATTCGATGAACATCTTCGGCCCGACCCGCGATTTGGGATTTGTGGGCCTCGGAAAATCGTCGCTCGACGATGTGGTGACCGCGCTGGCCACGGCCCAGGGGCGCACGTTGCACGGCGATGCTTTCCCGGATCGGGGGTCCTTTTACCGGTCCGACCAATTCAGCTTTGCAAAGATCGGTGTCCCCTCGATTTACATCAAAGGCGGCCCCGAGTACGTGGGGCGCCCGCCGGGGTGGGGCAAAGAGCAGCAAGAGCTCTTCGAGCGAACGCGCTACCACCAGCCCTCCGACGAGTTCGACCCCAACTGGGACTTACGCGGCGCCGTCGAGGACGCCCAACTGCTCCTCCTCGCAGGCTGGCGCATCGCCAACGCCCCGGAGCTTCCCACGTGGAAGAAGGGCGACGAATTCGCGAACGTCCCTCGCCCGCGCCAATGA
- a CDS encoding LamG domain-containing protein, producing the protein MVAVPWLVVQITGCSFLADLELPEGGDSPGGGDGAGPPVKDEPPPDGGGPSFDASDPDVRETGTVSDASTDRNDAKVPPPPPKYANEVMADQPSAYWRLGDGSGTSAKDSAGSHPGTYQQGFTLGGNGVVSNDTAVRFDGQSGRIRLGDIFDFSNNVSCTLEAWVQWSGGGTGNIFSKRASDRGGTGYALFVSGVDGGRFRWTYLRQNGDRGTSVTFDTAAKTAFVHVVATYDGNIGRLYLDGAEVQTSEFRDSLVGGQSELYLGNNASGDGGFSGMLDELAIYEHVVSANRIQAHYKAADSK; encoded by the coding sequence GTGGTTGCCGTGCCTTGGTTGGTGGTGCAGATCACGGGGTGCAGCTTCCTCGCGGATCTCGAGTTGCCCGAGGGCGGCGATTCGCCCGGCGGCGGCGATGGTGCGGGCCCCCCGGTCAAGGACGAGCCTCCGCCGGACGGCGGCGGCCCTTCGTTCGATGCGTCCGACCCGGATGTCCGCGAGACGGGCACGGTGAGCGATGCCTCGACGGACCGCAACGACGCCAAGGTACCACCACCACCCCCCAAGTATGCCAATGAGGTGATGGCCGACCAACCCAGCGCCTATTGGCGATTGGGCGATGGCTCCGGGACGAGCGCCAAGGACTCGGCGGGCTCCCACCCCGGCACCTACCAACAAGGCTTTACCCTCGGCGGCAACGGCGTCGTCTCCAACGACACCGCCGTGCGGTTCGATGGTCAATCCGGCCGTATCCGCCTCGGTGATATTTTCGATTTCAGCAACAATGTATCCTGCACGCTCGAAGCATGGGTCCAGTGGTCGGGCGGCGGCACGGGCAACATATTCTCCAAGCGCGCGAGCGACCGTGGCGGAACCGGTTATGCGTTGTTCGTCTCCGGCGTCGACGGGGGGCGGTTTCGATGGACGTACCTCCGTCAGAATGGCGACCGTGGAACCTCGGTGACCTTCGACACCGCGGCCAAGACGGCTTTCGTGCACGTGGTCGCCACCTACGACGGCAACATCGGCCGACTGTACCTCGACGGCGCCGAGGTACAGACTTCGGAGTTCCGCGATAGCCTCGTGGGCGGGCAATCCGAGCTTTACCTCGGCAACAACGCCTCTGGTGACGGCGGCTTCTCGGGCATGCTCGACGAACTCGCCATCTACGAGCACGTCGTCTCGGCCAATCGCATCCAAGCGCACTACAAGGCCGCCGATTCGAAATGA
- a CDS encoding LamG domain-containing protein, protein MDFQSGDVVSGPLPDGGDAKPPTDGAKPPDGDPYAQAVLADQPSAYWRFGETSGTTANDEMDAYPGVYERGFTLGAPGIVAGNRAVHLDGQIGTRIVIGDALDCRSRGPCTLEAWVKWEGSSRGYIMSKNGEATGNGYELFTYSPDTNSVQWFYSRVTSGSSTAVTYTTPATRDYVYIVATFEGFEGTVGRLYLDGNEVANTTFGDSRVGSNATLVLGGNSADSGAFQGTLDEVAIYDRVLSPDRIRAHYLAATSK, encoded by the coding sequence TTGGATTTCCAGAGCGGCGACGTTGTCTCCGGCCCTCTCCCGGACGGAGGGGACGCCAAGCCCCCGACGGATGGCGCAAAACCCCCGGATGGCGATCCCTATGCGCAGGCCGTGCTGGCCGACCAGCCGAGTGCGTATTGGCGATTTGGCGAGACGTCGGGCACGACCGCCAACGACGAAATGGATGCGTACCCCGGAGTCTACGAACGAGGATTTACACTCGGCGCTCCGGGCATCGTGGCGGGCAACCGGGCGGTGCACCTCGACGGCCAAATTGGCACGCGCATCGTCATCGGCGACGCCCTCGATTGTCGCAGCCGCGGGCCTTGCACGCTCGAGGCTTGGGTCAAGTGGGAGGGCAGCAGCCGTGGATACATCATGTCCAAGAATGGCGAGGCCACGGGAAACGGGTACGAGCTGTTCACCTACTCCCCGGACACGAATAGCGTCCAATGGTTCTATTCGCGCGTCACGTCCGGCAGCTCCACCGCGGTGACGTACACGACACCGGCGACCCGTGATTACGTGTACATCGTTGCCACCTTCGAAGGCTTCGAGGGCACGGTGGGTCGCCTCTATCTCGATGGGAACGAAGTCGCGAACACGACGTTCGGCGACAGCCGAGTCGGTTCGAACGCCACCCTCGTGCTCGGGGGCAACTCCGCAGATAGCGGTGCCTTCCAAGGCACCCTCGACGAAGTTGCCATCTACGACCGGGTGCTTTCCCCCGACCGCATCCGCGCGCACTACCTCGCAGCCACGTCGAAATAG
- a CDS encoding nitrilase family protein — protein MSSLRIATAQFENRSGDKDFNLGVIDGLAAKAKQQGADVVAFHECSVTGYTFARHLSREQMLALAEPVPEGPSIERLVAIARSRQIVVLAGLFEKDREDHLYKAYVCVDGNGLVGKFRKLHPFINPHLLPGNEYVVFDIHGWKCGILICYDNNVIENVRATALLGAEVLFMPHVTMCTPSTRPGAGFVDPELWKNRESDPTSLRLEFDGMKGRGWLMKWLPARAYDNGIYAVFSNAIGMDDDQLKNGCSMVVDPFGDVIAECRTLGDDVTVAVCTREKLEKAGGHRYRKARRPDLYREILGQAHTPEQQVVWLATPSSGSTEGGDAGR, from the coding sequence ATGAGTAGCTTGAGAATCGCGACCGCGCAGTTCGAGAATAGGAGCGGCGACAAAGACTTCAACCTCGGCGTGATCGATGGCCTGGCGGCGAAGGCCAAGCAGCAGGGCGCCGACGTGGTGGCATTCCACGAGTGCTCCGTCACGGGTTACACGTTCGCGCGCCACCTCTCGCGCGAGCAGATGCTCGCGCTGGCCGAGCCGGTGCCCGAAGGGCCAAGCATCGAGCGATTGGTGGCCATCGCCCGAAGCCGGCAGATCGTGGTCTTGGCCGGCCTGTTCGAGAAGGACCGCGAAGACCATCTCTACAAGGCCTACGTCTGTGTCGACGGGAACGGGTTGGTGGGCAAGTTTCGAAAGCTGCACCCGTTCATCAATCCGCATCTTCTACCGGGCAACGAATACGTCGTATTCGACATTCATGGTTGGAAGTGCGGTATTTTGATTTGCTACGACAACAACGTCATCGAGAACGTGCGCGCCACGGCATTGCTCGGGGCCGAGGTGCTCTTCATGCCGCACGTCACCATGTGCACGCCCTCCACCCGGCCGGGCGCGGGCTTCGTCGATCCGGAGCTGTGGAAGAACCGCGAAAGCGATCCGACCTCGCTGCGGCTGGAGTTCGACGGCATGAAGGGGCGCGGCTGGCTCATGAAGTGGCTGCCCGCCCGCGCGTACGACAATGGCATCTATGCAGTATTCTCCAATGCCATCGGCATGGACGACGACCAATTGAAGAACGGCTGCTCGATGGTGGTCGACCCATTCGGCGACGTCATCGCCGAGTGTCGAACGTTGGGCGATGACGTCACCGTCGCAGTGTGCACGCGCGAGAAATTGGAGAAGGCCGGAGGCCACCGATACCGAAAGGCGCGCCGCCCGGATCTCTATCGAGAGATCCTCGGGCAGGCGCACACGCCGGAGCAGCAGGTCGTCTGGTTAGCGACGCCGTCGTCGGGAAGCACAGAGGGCGGCGACGCCGGCCGCTAG
- a CDS encoding DJ-1/PfpI family protein has product MERWNTGIVVFDDVEVLDFAGPFEVFSRTRLVGGVASRRSEEHAPFRVFTIGVREGTVSAIGGLKITPDFSLANAPPIDLLVVPGGIGTRPLVNDATTIDFIRERAGSAKLVASVCTGALLLAKAGLLRGKGATTHWAALDELAKVDPEVRVERNVRWVDEGAIITSAGVASGIDMSFYLVEKRCGREVADETAHYIEYRRAASA; this is encoded by the coding sequence ATGGAACGATGGAACACCGGGATCGTCGTGTTCGACGACGTCGAAGTGCTGGATTTTGCGGGCCCGTTCGAAGTCTTTTCTAGGACCAGGCTCGTCGGCGGGGTAGCGTCGCGCCGCTCGGAGGAACATGCGCCGTTCCGCGTCTTCACCATCGGCGTGCGCGAAGGCACGGTTTCGGCCATCGGCGGTCTCAAGATCACGCCCGATTTTTCGCTGGCCAACGCACCGCCCATCGACCTTCTCGTCGTTCCGGGTGGCATCGGCACACGCCCGTTGGTGAACGACGCGACGACGATCGACTTCATCCGCGAGCGCGCCGGCTCCGCGAAGCTCGTCGCCTCCGTCTGCACGGGCGCGCTTTTGCTGGCCAAGGCCGGGCTCCTGCGCGGCAAGGGGGCGACCACGCACTGGGCCGCGCTCGACGAGCTCGCCAAAGTAGATCCCGAGGTTCGCGTCGAACGCAACGTGCGCTGGGTCGACGAGGGCGCGATCATCACGTCGGCCGGCGTCGCCTCGGGCATCGACATGTCCTTCTACCTCGTGGAGAAGCGCTGCGGGCGCGAGGTCGCCGACGAGACCGCGCATTACATCGAGTACAGGCGCGCCGCGTCCGCTTGA
- a CDS encoding citrate synthase family protein, with product MLINVDSTIHTTQFVSSPEACAMLGIRRETLYAYASRGLVRSYPSAGKGRGRMYLRDDILRLKARHDARSGHGPVAAGALRWGEPVLDSSITEMTVDGPRYRGMLATDLVARGASFEQVAELLWSGGGVLPPTSPHWPTAAIPEAELAPLAARTRRPLARMPLLLAAWQAHSSFGRSRRGASPPSAEATRRLARSLIAALPWIVNPARWPDAAPRTARVAERICLLLNRSAQPARVRLIDAALVLCADHELTVSSFAARVVASSGADLYAVLLAAASAFSGPLHGTASEAVEALVEDIPQPHRAKRMAAGYAMRGEAIPGFGHHLYRQGDPRGRVLLDLSTEAAGDKRELRILNALVEAAEPLGQHPSVDVALVAAAYALGAPKGTASTLFALGRAAGLVAHALEQRESGVLIRPRARYISPG from the coding sequence ATGTTGATCAACGTTGATTCGACAATCCATACGACCCAGTTCGTCTCGTCGCCGGAAGCGTGTGCCATGCTCGGGATACGCCGGGAGACGCTCTACGCGTACGCCAGCCGCGGATTGGTTCGCAGCTATCCCTCCGCCGGCAAAGGCCGCGGGCGCATGTACCTTCGAGACGACATTCTTCGTTTGAAGGCACGGCACGACGCACGCTCCGGGCATGGTCCCGTCGCCGCCGGCGCCCTGCGCTGGGGCGAGCCCGTGCTCGACTCGAGCATCACCGAGATGACCGTCGACGGCCCCCGCTACCGCGGCATGCTTGCCACGGACCTGGTGGCACGCGGCGCGAGCTTCGAGCAAGTCGCCGAGTTGCTCTGGAGCGGGGGCGGAGTGCTGCCACCGACGTCACCGCACTGGCCCACCGCCGCGATTCCCGAGGCCGAGTTGGCCCCCCTCGCCGCGCGGACGCGACGCCCCCTTGCGCGCATGCCCCTTCTCCTCGCGGCCTGGCAAGCGCATTCGAGCTTCGGCCGATCGCGGCGCGGCGCGAGCCCGCCGTCGGCCGAGGCCACGCGACGCCTCGCCCGCAGCCTCATCGCCGCGCTGCCCTGGATCGTAAACCCCGCGCGATGGCCCGACGCCGCGCCCCGTACCGCGCGCGTGGCCGAACGCATCTGCCTTCTCTTGAATCGCTCCGCGCAGCCTGCGCGCGTGCGGCTCATCGACGCGGCACTCGTTCTTTGCGCGGACCACGAGCTCACGGTCTCCTCGTTTGCCGCGCGGGTCGTCGCATCGTCGGGCGCCGATTTGTACGCGGTGCTCTTGGCCGCGGCGAGCGCCTTCTCCGGACCGCTCCACGGCACGGCCAGCGAGGCCGTCGAAGCGCTGGTCGAGGATATTCCGCAGCCGCACCGTGCCAAGCGCATGGCCGCGGGCTACGCCATGCGCGGAGAGGCTATTCCGGGTTTCGGCCATCACTTGTACCGACAAGGAGATCCACGCGGCCGCGTCTTGCTCGACTTGTCCACCGAGGCCGCGGGGGACAAGCGCGAGCTTCGCATCCTGAACGCCCTCGTGGAAGCGGCCGAGCCCCTGGGCCAGCACCCGTCGGTCGACGTGGCCCTCGTCGCCGCGGCGTATGCCCTGGGCGCGCCCAAAGGCACAGCAAGCACTCTCTTTGCGTTGGGCCGTGCGGCCGGTTTGGTCGCTCACGCCCTCGAACAGCGTGAAAGCGGAGTTCTCATCCGCCCGCGGGCACGTTACATATCTCCGGGATAA
- the nudC gene encoding NAD(+) diphosphatase — MTSARRVTPADAPHRTWLLVHPKGLVVRREGDDAVFFPTDDDIAQLGVDTKAAHHLGPLRDEHGRDTESFAVSLDEETQLRPPLVVANLREIYIPLGDERFWLAGRATQVVDWAKTHRFCGRCATPTVAMENERCLRCPACGLLSYPRISPAIIVLVRRGDRVLLARNARSTFGFYSVLAGFSEVGESLEETIVREVREEVGVDVANPRYFGSQPWPFPHSLMIGFVADWVSGEIQVDGAEIAHADWFRADALPPIPPRLSIARSLIDAWLADARGT; from the coding sequence ATGACTTCCGCTCGTCGCGTAACCCCCGCCGATGCCCCGCATCGAACCTGGCTTCTCGTGCACCCGAAGGGCCTCGTCGTCCGCCGCGAGGGCGATGACGCCGTGTTTTTCCCGACGGACGACGACATCGCGCAGCTCGGGGTGGACACCAAGGCTGCGCACCACCTCGGGCCCCTGCGCGACGAACATGGGCGCGACACGGAGTCCTTCGCCGTGTCGCTCGATGAAGAGACCCAGCTGCGGCCGCCATTGGTCGTGGCCAACCTTCGTGAGATCTACATCCCGCTCGGGGACGAGCGTTTCTGGCTGGCCGGCCGCGCTACCCAGGTCGTCGACTGGGCGAAGACGCACCGATTCTGCGGTCGCTGCGCGACGCCCACCGTCGCGATGGAGAACGAGCGCTGCCTGCGTTGCCCCGCGTGCGGCTTGCTGTCGTATCCGCGCATCTCGCCGGCCATCATCGTGCTCGTGCGCCGTGGCGACCGCGTGCTGCTCGCACGCAACGCTCGTTCCACGTTCGGTTTCTACAGCGTGCTCGCCGGATTTTCGGAGGTGGGCGAGTCCCTCGAAGAAACCATCGTGCGGGAGGTCCGCGAGGAAGTCGGCGTGGACGTGGCCAACCCCCGTTACTTCGGGAGCCAGCCTTGGCCGTTCCCGCACTCGCTCATGATCGGCTTCGTGGCCGATTGGGTGTCAGGCGAGATTCAAGTCGATGGCGCCGAAATTGCGCACGCCGACTGGTTCCGTGCCGACGCACTTCCGCCGATCCCGCCGCGCCTCAGCATTGCGCGAAGCTTGATCGATGCATGGCTCGCGGACGCGCGCGGCACGTGA